One window of the Spirochaetota bacterium genome contains the following:
- the rplE gene encoding 50S ribosomal protein L5, whose amino-acid sequence MSKKLYETEVVKKLMDEFGYKSVMAVPKLEKIVVNVGWGEAITDPDSLDVVVDEITLMTGQRAVKTYAKKSISNFKIRKGQAIGAKVTLRKILMYNFLDVLIHIALPRTKDFNGVSTKGFDGRGNFSFSIKEQVVFPSIKYDMIKQIHGLDVTIVTTARTDVEAYKLLKYLGFPFKEKD is encoded by the coding sequence ATGTCAAAAAAACTGTACGAAACTGAAGTTGTCAAGAAACTTATGGACGAGTTTGGATACAAATCAGTAATGGCAGTTCCTAAACTTGAGAAGATAGTTGTAAATGTTGGATGGGGTGAAGCGATTACTGACCCAGATTCACTTGATGTCGTTGTAGATGAAATTACTCTGATGACAGGACAGAGAGCGGTTAAAACCTATGCTAAAAAGTCAATATCAAACTTCAAAATAAGAAAAGGTCAAGCAATCGGTGCTAAAGTTACTTTGAGAAAGATACTAATGTATAACTTCCTTGATGTTCTTATACACATTGCATTGCCAAGAACAAAGGACTTCAATGGAGTTAGCACTAAAGGATTTGATGGTAGGGGTAATTTTTCATTCTCTATAAAGGAGCAGGTCGTCTTTCCTTCAATAAAGTATGATATGATAAAACAGATACACGGTCTTGATGTTACGATAGTAACAACGGCAAGAACCGATGTAGAAGCATACAAACTCTTGAAGTATCTAGGATTTCCGTTTAAGGAGAAAGATTAG
- a CDS encoding type Z 30S ribosomal protein S14, with amino-acid sequence MAKKSLVVKQQKEPKFKVRKYNRCKICGRVRGYIRDYGVCRMCFRELAHRGLLPGIRKASW; translated from the coding sequence ATGGCAAAGAAATCTCTAGTTGTTAAGCAACAAAAGGAACCAAAGTTTAAAGTGAGAAAGTACAACAGGTGTAAAATATGTGGTAGAGTAAGAGGTTATATAAGAGACTATGGTGTTTGTAGAATGTGTTTTAGAGAGCTTGCTCATAGAGGACTCTTGCCCGGTATTAGAAAAGCGTCTTGGTAA